A stretch of the Streptosporangium sp. NBC_01755 genome encodes the following:
- a CDS encoding fibronectin type III domain-containing protein: protein MVSNPGTTQVTGWSITFDLPAGVTASAAQNGSLNQSGRQVTLSPAHYNTTVAARGTTEPYSPAFTLSSASAEPENCRINDVRCDGAADTPPGAPGNLRSPVKTTKTVSLTWDASTDNKGIAGYEVYTGAALAATVTGTSATVSGLSPSTEYTFTVKARDLYDNMSAASTALKVSTDGHHRQRIRQDRLLRPVGHLRPPVLRAQPGHDRCRREADPPQLRLRQHRPGEPDVPAGRHQGHRGQPAGPEPGRPPAMRTPTTAGR, encoded by the coding sequence GTGGTGAGCAACCCCGGCACCACTCAGGTCACCGGCTGGTCGATCACCTTCGACCTGCCCGCCGGGGTCACCGCGAGCGCCGCGCAGAACGGATCGCTGAACCAGAGCGGGCGCCAGGTCACGCTGAGCCCGGCCCACTACAACACGACCGTGGCGGCACGCGGTACCACCGAGCCGTACAGCCCCGCGTTCACGCTCAGCAGCGCGTCCGCAGAGCCGGAGAACTGCAGGATCAACGACGTCAGGTGCGACGGCGCCGCCGACACGCCGCCCGGCGCGCCCGGCAACCTGCGCTCACCGGTCAAGACCACCAAGACCGTCTCGCTCACCTGGGACGCCTCGACCGACAACAAGGGCATCGCCGGATACGAGGTCTACACCGGCGCGGCCCTGGCCGCGACGGTGACCGGCACCTCCGCCACGGTGAGCGGGCTGTCGCCGTCCACCGAGTACACCTTCACCGTGAAGGCCCGCGACCTGTACGACAACATGTCGGCGGCGAGCACCGCGCTGAAGGTGAGCACCGACGGACATCATCGGCAGCGGATACGCCAGGATCGGCTACTTCGTCCAGTGGGGCATCTACGGCCGCCAGTACTTCGTGCGCAACCTGGACACGACCGGTGCCGCCGCGAAGCTGACCCACCTCAACTACGCCTTCGGCAACATCGACCCGGTGAACCTGACGTGCCTGCAGGGCGTCACCAAGGGCACCGCGGCCAACCCGCAGGACCCGAACCAGGGCGACCGCCGGCGATGCGGACGCCGACTACGGCAGGCCGATGA
- a CDS encoding glycoside hydrolase family 18 protein, which translates to MSAAQSVDGVAGYGWEKLRGNYNQLRKLKAKYPNLKVLISLGGWTYSKYFSDVAATDAARKKFVSSCIDTYIKGNLPVYNGAGGPGSAAGIFDGIDLDWEWPGAEGHAGNHIGPNDKANNTLLIAEFRRQLDALTQETGKRYQLTAFTPADPAKIAAGWDLPEVARSLDIFNVQGYDFHGAGSDNSWEPNRAGHQGNLYADAEDPYPYPFHFSVENTVDVYLQAGVNPRKITIGLAYYGRGWQGVADGGRFGEWQAATGAAPGQFPDEAGTRGYANLLASVPGCTVRHDEQSVATYCYTGNGGQSWTFDEVWLIGKKTAWLRSKGLLGAMVWEMSGDTGTLTTALDAGLR; encoded by the coding sequence ATGAGCGCTGCGCAGTCGGTGGACGGCGTCGCCGGCTACGGCTGGGAGAAGCTGCGCGGCAACTACAACCAGCTCCGCAAGCTCAAGGCGAAGTACCCGAACCTCAAGGTGCTGATCTCGCTCGGCGGCTGGACGTACTCGAAGTACTTCTCCGACGTGGCGGCCACCGACGCGGCGCGCAAGAAGTTCGTGAGCTCCTGCATCGACACGTACATCAAGGGGAACCTGCCGGTCTACAACGGCGCGGGCGGCCCCGGCAGCGCCGCCGGGATCTTCGACGGCATCGACCTGGACTGGGAGTGGCCGGGCGCGGAGGGGCACGCGGGCAACCACATCGGCCCGAACGACAAGGCGAACAACACGCTGCTGATCGCCGAGTTCCGCAGGCAGCTCGACGCGCTGACCCAGGAGACCGGTAAGCGCTACCAGCTCACCGCCTTCACCCCCGCCGACCCGGCGAAGATCGCCGCCGGGTGGGACCTGCCCGAGGTCGCCAGGTCCCTGGACATCTTCAACGTCCAGGGCTACGACTTCCACGGCGCGGGCAGCGACAACTCCTGGGAGCCCAACCGGGCCGGACACCAGGGCAACCTGTACGCCGACGCCGAGGACCCGTACCCGTACCCGTTCCACTTCAGCGTCGAGAACACGGTCGACGTCTATCTCCAGGCGGGGGTGAACCCGCGCAAGATAACCATCGGTCTCGCGTACTACGGCCGAGGCTGGCAGGGCGTCGCCGACGGCGGAAGGTTCGGCGAGTGGCAGGCGGCCACCGGTGCGGCGCCGGGGCAGTTCCCGGACGAGGCGGGCACTCGCGGGTACGCCAACCTGCTGGCCTCCGTGCCGGGATGCACGGTGAGACACGACGAGCAGTCGGTGGCGACCTACTGCTACACCGGCAACGGCGGTCAGTCGTGGACCTTCGACGAGGTCTGGTTGATCGGGAAGAAGACCGCGTGGCTCCGGAGCAAGGGCCTGCTCGGCGCGATGGTCTGGGAGATGTCCGGTGACACCGGCACCCTGACCACCGCCCTGGACGCGGGTCTGAGGTAA
- a CDS encoding ABC-three component system protein encodes MLRSLTSDDDRFRTIHFGAGLNLLVAERTDASTDTDSRNGAGKSSMVELLHFLLGARNEPKAVWAGEKLRDHTFRLKLDWPGRPEPLTVTRSATRPNRVTLDPDITRRSPRVLFEHAAEVSTKDWQWAMERDLYRVDSEGAEVSGRTLLSFAIRRVDAGGFLEPTRTFAQQSPHDAMVNLCHLFGLDVGLAARYRLLSNQEATRKKLVEAAKDPVWGKIVGRSAELRGEIGAIEQRVSELERQIASFQVVPEYENIRREADELDRRIRSIRASEAVDRRNLQDMEQSVDEVAEPDDRYLESAYKQLNLILGQEVRRRFDDVRAFHETVVRNREKQLHEEISRLRRLLEERTRTRARLGERQAALLHTLNSGGALDALNSLQYALAREQAHLESLRHRFQAAQALEASRREIEAKRLELEQEMVTDLEDRDTITFEASSLFNTYARRLYGDGKNPYLTFSPGKQRMQIEPKIEDDGSRGIHNMVIFCFDLTAAVIAHRAGRGPDFLVHDSHLYDGVDERQVARALQLAAEVTKTERMQYIVTMNSDDLNKAVSMGFDANPHIIEPHLTDQPDGGLFGFRF; translated from the coding sequence ATGCTGCGTAGCCTGACCTCTGACGACGACAGGTTCCGGACGATCCACTTTGGGGCGGGGCTGAACCTCCTGGTCGCCGAACGCACCGACGCCTCCACCGACACCGACAGTCGCAACGGTGCCGGCAAGTCGAGCATGGTCGAGTTACTGCATTTTCTGCTGGGTGCCCGCAACGAACCCAAGGCGGTCTGGGCCGGCGAGAAGCTCCGCGACCACACATTCAGGCTGAAACTTGACTGGCCGGGCCGGCCGGAGCCCTTGACGGTGACGCGCTCGGCGACACGGCCGAACAGAGTGACACTCGATCCGGACATAACACGGAGGTCCCCCAGGGTCCTGTTCGAACACGCCGCCGAGGTGTCGACGAAAGACTGGCAGTGGGCGATGGAACGGGATCTCTACAGGGTCGACTCCGAAGGAGCGGAAGTCAGCGGCCGGACGCTGTTGTCATTCGCGATCCGCCGTGTCGATGCAGGAGGCTTTCTTGAGCCCACCAGGACATTCGCCCAGCAGTCGCCTCACGACGCGATGGTCAACCTGTGCCATCTCTTCGGCCTGGACGTCGGCCTGGCAGCACGGTATCGCCTCCTGTCCAATCAGGAGGCCACGAGAAAGAAGCTCGTCGAAGCCGCGAAAGATCCTGTCTGGGGGAAAATCGTCGGCCGTTCCGCCGAACTCCGAGGGGAAATCGGCGCCATAGAACAGCGGGTGAGCGAACTTGAGCGCCAGATCGCGAGTTTTCAGGTCGTCCCCGAATACGAGAACATTCGCCGGGAGGCCGACGAGCTCGATCGGCGCATCCGGTCAATCCGGGCATCCGAAGCGGTAGACCGACGCAACCTTCAGGACATGGAACAGTCCGTCGACGAGGTAGCCGAGCCGGATGACCGGTATCTAGAATCGGCCTACAAGCAGTTGAACCTGATTCTCGGCCAGGAGGTGCGCCGCCGGTTCGACGATGTGCGCGCCTTCCACGAGACCGTGGTCCGAAACCGTGAGAAGCAGTTACACGAGGAGATATCCCGGCTCCGTCGACTTCTGGAGGAGCGCACCCGGACGCGCGCGCGACTCGGCGAGCGACAAGCCGCCCTCCTGCATACGCTGAACTCGGGTGGCGCGCTTGACGCGCTCAACTCCCTGCAATATGCCCTGGCTCGCGAACAGGCGCATCTTGAGTCTCTCCGTCACCGGTTCCAGGCCGCGCAGGCGCTCGAGGCGAGCCGACGGGAGATCGAGGCGAAACGCCTTGAGCTCGAACAGGAGATGGTGACCGACCTTGAGGACCGGGACACCATCACTTTCGAAGCGAGCAGCCTTTTCAACACGTACGCCCGGCGCCTGTACGGAGACGGGAAAAACCCCTATCTGACCTTCAGCCCGGGTAAGCAGCGAATGCAGATCGAGCCCAAGATCGAGGACGACGGGAGCAGGGGAATCCATAACATGGTGATCTTCTGCTTCGACCTGACCGCCGCCGTCATCGCCCACCGTGCCGGCCGGGGTCCGGACTTCCTTGTTCACGACAGCCATCTGTACGACGGTGTGGACGAACGTCAGGTGGCACGAGCCCTCCAGTTGGCGGCCGAGGTTACCAAGACCGAGCGGATGCAATACATCGTCACCATGAACTCCGACGATCTGAACAAGGCGGTTTCAATGGGGTTCGACGCGAATCCTCACATCATCGAGCCTCATCTGACCGACCAGCCGGATGGCGGACTGTTCGGCTTCAGATTTTAA
- a CDS encoding ABC-three component system middle component 6 — protein MIVPTKGVAPQRALLAVGAQIVMATGRQPVTVTQAWRRLLTWREDNDHRAPLTFWWFALALDLLYALGLVELEQDMLIFRARDNAA, from the coding sequence GTGATCGTGCCGACCAAAGGGGTCGCTCCCCAGCGCGCCCTGCTGGCTGTGGGGGCTCAGATCGTGATGGCCACCGGGCGTCAGCCCGTGACCGTCACCCAGGCCTGGCGCCGCCTGTTGACCTGGCGCGAGGACAACGACCATCGGGCGCCCCTGACGTTCTGGTGGTTCGCTCTCGCGCTCGACCTGCTCTACGCCCTGGGCCTGGTCGAGCTTGAACAGGACATGTTGATTTTCCGGGCTCGTGACAATGCTGCGTAG
- a CDS encoding ABC-three component system protein: MEIWERSSIRFMLNAKLDELHGEGFEDFFHEVMHVLNPGFLNVRTAGRLGDQGADGLLLIGKKLYACYAPQTVAPSKIARKFRTDLAKAIAKRDGEFGTFVFVHNDRRGIHPELTSLLATARNDHPELFFENFGRRHFYTELCRMEKWQVEDFLGPFPAEPVVVSVVLEELIPLLDHLAEYRRPLEDLPAIPRPPLKKMEYNGFSWDIQHRMKLALSYVNHVEDYYRSRLDPNERDEVAAGFREHYEMIAQTCEDSDNILWRLERHVLGNASQQSPMELNALVVLMYFFGECEIFKVPPTGWVPEAEMGVTT, encoded by the coding sequence TTGGAGATCTGGGAGCGTTCGTCGATTCGTTTCATGCTCAATGCGAAGCTCGACGAACTTCACGGTGAAGGGTTCGAGGATTTCTTCCATGAAGTTATGCATGTTCTGAACCCTGGCTTCCTAAATGTCCGAACCGCTGGACGTCTCGGCGACCAAGGGGCGGACGGCCTTCTCCTGATCGGGAAGAAGCTGTACGCGTGCTACGCGCCACAGACCGTCGCTCCCTCTAAGATCGCCCGCAAGTTCCGGACCGACCTCGCCAAGGCCATCGCGAAGCGCGATGGCGAGTTCGGCACCTTCGTCTTCGTACACAACGACCGCAGAGGCATACATCCCGAGTTGACATCGCTACTCGCGACCGCACGCAACGATCATCCCGAACTTTTTTTCGAGAACTTCGGCCGGCGGCACTTCTATACCGAACTCTGCAGGATGGAGAAGTGGCAGGTCGAGGACTTCCTTGGCCCGTTTCCCGCAGAGCCGGTGGTTGTCAGCGTCGTGCTTGAGGAGCTGATCCCGCTCCTGGATCACCTCGCCGAATACCGACGCCCCCTCGAAGACCTACCGGCCATCCCCAGACCTCCGCTCAAGAAAATGGAATACAACGGGTTCTCCTGGGATATTCAGCATCGCATGAAGCTCGCTCTGTCCTACGTCAACCACGTGGAGGACTACTACCGGAGCAGGCTCGATCCCAACGAGAGGGACGAGGTCGCGGCGGGCTTTCGCGAGCACTACGAGATGATCGCCCAGACGTGTGAGGACTCCGACAACATCCTCTGGCGGCTTGAGCGACACGTTCTCGGCAATGCCTCGCAACAATCCCCTATGGAACTGAACGCGCTCGTTGTCCTGATGTACTTCTTCGGTGAATGTGAGATCTTCAAGGTGCCGCCCACGGGTTGGGTCCCGGAGGCCGAGATGGGAGTGACCACGTGA
- a CDS encoding Zn-ribbon domain-containing OB-fold protein gives MPAALGPAPVYRDSAEWWKRTAGGEFVLQRCDSCATPRFPARAYCHRCRTREWHWEPIAPAGRVESWIVSHQPFLAGVSEPYTVVMVRLDEAPVCVMYGNWRGAEPPVAGLAVRACPRVVDEELSPIDWCPLG, from the coding sequence GTGCCCGCCGCCCTCGGTCCGGCGCCGGTCTATCGTGACTCGGCGGAGTGGTGGAAGCGGACCGCCGGAGGGGAGTTCGTGCTCCAGAGATGCGACTCCTGCGCCACGCCGCGCTTCCCCGCCCGCGCCTACTGTCACCGCTGCAGGACCCGCGAGTGGCACTGGGAGCCCATCGCCCCCGCCGGTCGCGTCGAGAGCTGGATCGTCAGCCACCAGCCCTTCCTGGCCGGGGTGAGCGAGCCGTACACGGTGGTGATGGTGCGGCTGGACGAGGCGCCGGTGTGCGTCATGTACGGCAACTGGCGCGGTGCGGAGCCGCCGGTCGCGGGTCTGGCCGTCCGGGCGTGCCCCAGGGTGGTGGACGAGGAGCTCTCGCCGATCGACTGGTGCCCGCTCGGCTGA